One stretch of Bacteroidota bacterium DNA includes these proteins:
- a CDS encoding Glu/Leu/Phe/Val dehydrogenase: protein MTTEYKEPGPVLDHDNPFESMMQRFDKAAEILQLEKGVYEYLKTPVKQVTVSIPIQMDNGQVEIFEGHRVIHNDILGPSKGGIRYAPDVHIDEVKALAAWMTWKCALLNVPFGGAKGGVRCDPTKLTQVELEKITRRYTANMMDVFGDDKDIPAPDMGTNEQTMAWLMDTYSMHMRKTVSGVVTGKPLLIGGSLGRREATGRGVMIVTLGAMEKLGMKPKDTSVVVQGFGNVGSISAQLMKMQGCKVVGLSDITGGYFNKRGIDVEKALEHVAKNKTLGGFDGAEKITQSEVLELDCDVLIPAAKEDQITPANASKIKAKIISEGANGPTTAKADPILNDRGIIVIPDILANAGGVTVSYFEWVQDRVGYFWSLDRVNRRLERMMKASFDNVYETAAKHQVPLRIGAYIVAIDRVARTLKIRGIYA from the coding sequence ATGACCACTGAATATAAAGAACCGGGACCGGTTCTTGATCACGACAATCCATTTGAATCAATGATGCAGCGCTTTGATAAAGCGGCAGAAATTTTACAATTGGAAAAAGGGGTGTATGAATATTTAAAGACACCTGTTAAACAAGTTACTGTTTCCATCCCTATTCAAATGGACAACGGACAAGTGGAAATTTTTGAAGGTCACCGTGTCATTCACAATGACATTCTCGGACCGTCGAAAGGAGGCATCAGATATGCACCAGATGTTCATATCGATGAAGTGAAAGCATTGGCGGCATGGATGACATGGAAATGCGCGTTGTTGAATGTTCCATTCGGTGGTGCGAAGGGGGGAGTGAGATGCGATCCGACAAAACTTACTCAAGTTGAATTGGAAAAAATTACACGGCGTTACACAGCAAATATGATGGACGTATTTGGTGATGACAAAGATATTCCTGCACCTGATATGGGAACGAATGAACAGACAATGGCATGGCTGATGGACACATATTCCATGCACATGCGGAAAACGGTCAGCGGTGTAGTTACTGGCAAACCGTTGCTCATCGGCGGATCACTTGGTCGCCGCGAAGCAACCGGCAGAGGTGTGATGATTGTAACACTCGGCGCAATGGAAAAATTGGGGATGAAACCGAAAGATACTTCCGTTGTAGTTCAAGGATTCGGAAATGTCGGTTCAATTTCTGCTCAGTTGATGAAAATGCAAGGCTGCAAAGTTGTTGGCCTTTCTGATATAACCGGTGGATATTTCAATAAGCGTGGTATTGATGTTGAAAAAGCACTTGAACATGTTGCGAAAAATAAAACGCTTGGCGGTTTTGACGGAGCTGAGAAGATTACACAATCAGAAGTATTGGAACTTGACTGCGATGTATTGATTCCGGCTGCAAAAGAAGATCAGATCACTCCAGCCAATGCTTCAAAAATTAAAGCAAAGATCATTTCCGAGGGTGCCAACGGACCTACGACGGCAAAAGCTGATCCAATTTTGAATGATCGCGGAATTATCGTTATTCCAGATATTTTAGCAAATGCCGGCGGAGTTACCGTATCCTATTTTGAATGGGTACAGGATCGCGTTGGATATTTCTGGTCGCTGGATCGCGTCAATCGTAGATTGGAACGAATGATGAAAGCATCATTTGATAATGTGTATGAAACAGCAGCAAAACACCAAGTACCGCTCCGTATTGGTGCATATATTGTCGCAATCGATAGAGTTGCAAGAACATTAAAGATTCGCGGAATCTACGCATAA
- a CDS encoding CapA family protein has translation MKNNYSKAIFGITAVTLLIIAEVILLSIERKISIPIVGGKIDTTYSVQFLAFGDVNLGRTVGQKILKISPQYPFERYSISQDSADIVFANLESQISDQKGETGHPKFNLIFTAPPEAIATLQQSGIDIVSTANNHALDYGIAALEETIDRLQHSNIPFVGTSKRKENLFRPLIFEKNKIKFAIFAVSAFVNMTFKDWRNYLATPDTVRLLKEITSVKDSVDVVIMSYHGGVEYIDRPVQKVKDFANWSADHGVDIFLGHHPHVTHGIAKRGKSFIVHSLGNFVFFQPQHYWTQRSYGVKFLIEKKDSVTNIQITKLLPVNVSMRTERLKDSTERSKLIQRTQKLSNIDLSSYWN, from the coding sequence TTGAAAAACAATTATTCAAAAGCAATTTTTGGAATTACTGCTGTTACGCTTCTCATCATTGCAGAAGTTATCTTGTTGTCCATCGAACGGAAGATATCAATTCCTATCGTTGGAGGAAAAATTGACACAACCTACTCTGTTCAGTTTCTCGCTTTTGGAGATGTGAATTTAGGTCGAACCGTTGGTCAAAAAATTCTAAAAATTAGTCCTCAATATCCTTTCGAACGATATTCCATTTCACAGGACTCTGCAGATATCGTTTTTGCCAACTTGGAAAGCCAAATCTCTGATCAAAAAGGAGAGACGGGGCATCCAAAATTCAATTTGATTTTCACCGCTCCGCCCGAAGCCATTGCCACGTTGCAGCAATCGGGAATTGATATCGTCTCAACGGCAAATAATCATGCATTGGACTATGGTATTGCCGCACTGGAAGAGACAATCGATCGCCTTCAACATTCGAACATTCCGTTCGTAGGAACGTCTAAACGGAAGGAAAATCTGTTTCGACCGTTGATTTTCGAGAAAAACAAGATAAAATTCGCTATCTTTGCTGTATCAGCCTTCGTCAACATGACGTTTAAAGACTGGCGAAATTATCTTGCCACACCGGATACAGTTCGATTATTGAAAGAAATTACTTCAGTGAAAGATTCGGTGGATGTTGTTATCATGAGTTATCACGGCGGTGTTGAATATATTGATCGACCTGTACAAAAAGTGAAAGATTTTGCTAATTGGTCTGCAGATCATGGAGTAGATATCTTTCTAGGACATCACCCGCATGTAACACACGGCATTGCAAAAAGAGGGAAGAGTTTCATCGTTCATTCTTTAGGAAATTTTGTTTTTTTTCAGCCGCAGCATTATTGGACACAGCGGAGTTATGGAGTAAAATTTCTCATTGAGAAAAAAGATAGCGTAACAAACATTCAAATAACAAAACTTCTACCGGTAAATGTTTCTATGCGAACAGAACGGTTGAAGGATTCTACAGAGCGCAGTAAGTTGATCCAACGGACACAAAAATTATCAAATATTGATCTATCATCATATTGGAATTAA
- the bamD gene encoding outer membrane protein assembly factor BamD encodes MRKAFSFIVTIFLSLYIISCSSSEEIIILPVEEHFVRAKAMFDNDDYLEAIEDFKIITVQFQGSEFGDDAQYYLAECRFRREEFILAAAEYDNLVRLMPGSPFAPAARYKRAESYYQLSPKSQLDQKYTRYALDNFQTYIEFSPTDSLVQDAERKIEELTLKLSKKMFDGGKLYYRMEYYKAAVSYFDKLIQDYHDSPYVDDGMFWKAKCQNERKDFSGANQTLVELVTKFPATDLLKEIDELQKEIDADKLEYDEDQQKRQLSISE; translated from the coding sequence GTGAGAAAAGCTTTTTCTTTTATTGTAACAATTTTTCTTTCCCTATACATTATTTCTTGCTCATCATCAGAAGAAATCATTATTCTTCCGGTCGAAGAACATTTTGTCAGAGCGAAAGCGATGTTTGACAATGATGATTATCTTGAAGCAATTGAAGATTTTAAAATTATCACTGTGCAATTTCAAGGAAGTGAATTTGGCGATGACGCACAATACTATCTTGCCGAATGCCGATTTCGCAGAGAAGAGTTTATTCTCGCTGCCGCAGAATATGATAATCTGGTAAGATTAATGCCTGGAAGTCCGTTTGCACCTGCTGCACGGTATAAGAGAGCTGAATCGTATTATCAACTCTCCCCAAAATCACAATTGGATCAAAAATATACGCGTTATGCTCTTGATAACTTTCAAACTTATATAGAATTTTCACCCACGGATAGTTTAGTACAAGACGCTGAAAGAAAAATTGAAGAATTGACTTTAAAATTGTCGAAAAAAATGTTCGATGGCGGAAAGTTATACTACAGAATGGAATATTACAAAGCGGCCGTCTCTTATTTTGACAAATTAATTCAAGATTACCACGATTCGCCGTATGTAGATGATGGAATGTTTTGGAAAGCAAAATGTCAAAATGAACGGAAGGATTTTTCCGGCGCAAATCAAACACTCGTTGAGTTAGTTACGAAATTCCCTGCAACCGATCTTCTCAAAGAGATCGATGAGTTACAAAAGGAAATTGATGCGGATAAACTTGAATATGATGAAGACCAACAGAAACGTCAATTGAGCATATCTGAATGA
- a CDS encoding acyl-CoA thioesterase, protein MSAELPLQQHQAGMTQLVLPNDTNQLGNLLGGQLMHWIDLVAAIAAARHSKRICVTASVDDLNFLHPIKIGEVVTLLASINRVFRTSMEVGVKVLSENLLTGNIKHANTAYLTFVALDENSKPIQVPQVTIASEEEQRRFDDALHRRDLRLSRRKKILN, encoded by the coding sequence ATGAGTGCAGAACTTCCATTGCAACAACATCAGGCGGGCATGACTCAGTTGGTTCTGCCAAATGATACTAACCAGTTAGGTAATTTACTGGGTGGACAGTTAATGCATTGGATTGATCTTGTGGCAGCTATTGCTGCGGCACGTCATTCAAAAAGAATCTGTGTCACTGCGTCGGTGGATGATCTCAATTTTCTTCATCCTATTAAGATCGGCGAAGTCGTTACATTACTTGCTTCTATCAACAGAGTCTTTCGAACATCGATGGAAGTAGGAGTCAAAGTCCTTTCAGAAAATCTTTTAACAGGAAACATAAAGCACGCGAATACTGCATACCTTACGTTTGTAGCGTTAGATGAAAATAGTAAACCGATTCAGGTACCACAGGTAACAATTGCGTCTGAAGAAGAACAAAGGCGTTTTGACGATGCACTTCACCGCAGAGACCTTCGTTTGTCACGCAGGAAAAAAATACTCAACTAA
- a CDS encoding VCBS repeat-containing protein — protein MVLNFFFPICSIAQLHSINSISIVQQFTLPFQVVHPVFIHFSSLRFPDVLSYDVDSSTFFILKNDGFGKFERGKTIARSTAVSSITVGNVNNDGIDDIVIVHREGNQLEVLISKQSDSTYRQSFYPVNFYPEKATIGDLNNDNIPDIMSYGILSSGISFLQAKGNGIFYPVKSLFENISVSNVSLITINGDNVIDIALHNWLSNETILYLGLRKLKFSEQTVLSFGEDSVHTLFSDFNNDQLADVAVTSTKDRTLQILEGDGLGNFSFSRALPMYHAPSRIEWGAFHTPSSTDIVLIDEQSKIFSLFLSESNGNFFDEMIFGTETMSSSILPGDINGDGLTDIILFSEHNNEYSICWNSQTDFVSNESEISFAVGLKPNNLFVQDLDGNSKDDLVITNYESATISVLMADNKYFSGQISLETPDKPVAVSLYAKTDSTITLYSIHQENPKISLITLRKEKDTLSTLTGVVEQFSISLPEKPITVLPDVSYMEKGISLYAFMPSGTNSIVFYQQVKGTRFLTRSLVPIIPSKIIFSTINDLNNDGKTDLLYVYSNIDTQNNLLGITLNDSSGNFKGKVYSTVLIDSIIKRAIIYLEDVNGDQIKDCLLYTSPSNSLRLSLGKKDNTFEQFETILDSLSVKMTEQIQTYDFNNDGILDILFADKMSGELLLYRGKGNGKFYSSVTIADLPNDSVFRCGDFNGDNAADIAYTHPSGHTITLIYGNAH, from the coding sequence ATGGTGTTAAACTTTTTTTTCCCAATCTGTTCAATTGCACAACTTCATTCAATTAATTCTATTAGTATCGTTCAACAGTTTACTCTTCCATTTCAAGTAGTTCACCCGGTATTCATACATTTTTCCTCGCTTCGATTTCCTGACGTTCTATCGTATGATGTTGATTCATCAACATTCTTTATACTGAAAAATGATGGTTTTGGTAAATTCGAACGGGGGAAAACGATTGCTCGTTCAACAGCCGTCTCTTCTATAACTGTAGGAAATGTTAATAATGATGGTATCGACGACATCGTAATTGTCCATCGTGAAGGAAATCAATTGGAGGTGTTGATCAGCAAACAGTCCGATTCAACGTATAGACAATCATTTTATCCTGTAAATTTTTATCCGGAGAAAGCCACTATCGGAGATCTTAATAATGATAACATTCCCGATATCATGAGTTACGGTATACTTTCATCGGGTATAAGTTTTCTTCAGGCGAAAGGAAACGGAATATTTTATCCTGTAAAATCTCTCTTCGAGAATATTTCAGTGAGCAATGTTTCCCTGATTACGATCAATGGGGACAACGTCATTGATATTGCACTACATAATTGGCTAAGCAATGAAACCATTTTATATCTTGGATTGAGGAAGCTTAAATTTAGCGAACAGACGGTTCTTTCATTTGGTGAAGACAGTGTACACACGCTGTTTTCCGATTTTAATAACGATCAACTTGCTGATGTTGCTGTCACTTCAACAAAAGATAGGACACTTCAAATTCTTGAAGGTGATGGACTAGGAAATTTTTCTTTTTCACGAGCACTTCCCATGTATCATGCACCTTCACGAATTGAATGGGGAGCCTTTCACACTCCTTCATCAACAGATATCGTATTGATTGATGAACAATCAAAGATCTTTTCCTTATTTTTAAGTGAGAGTAATGGAAATTTTTTTGACGAAATGATCTTCGGCACCGAAACGATGTCCTCTTCTATTTTGCCGGGAGATATCAATGGAGATGGCTTAACAGACATCATTCTTTTTTCAGAGCATAACAATGAATATAGCATTTGTTGGAACTCTCAGACCGATTTTGTTTCGAATGAAAGTGAAATATCCTTTGCGGTAGGATTGAAACCGAACAATCTCTTTGTGCAAGATCTTGACGGTAATTCGAAAGATGATCTTGTTATAACCAATTATGAATCTGCGACCATATCTGTATTGATGGCTGACAATAAATATTTTTCGGGTCAGATATCTCTTGAAACACCTGATAAACCTGTCGCTGTTTCTCTCTACGCAAAAACAGATTCAACCATCACACTGTATTCTATTCATCAAGAGAATCCAAAAATCTCATTGATTACTCTTCGAAAAGAGAAAGATACTTTATCCACATTAACCGGAGTTGTAGAACAATTTTCTATTTCACTTCCTGAAAAACCAATTACTGTTCTTCCCGATGTTTCCTATATGGAAAAAGGAATATCTTTGTATGCATTTATGCCATCGGGGACGAATTCTATTGTTTTTTATCAACAGGTAAAAGGGACGCGTTTTCTGACAAGAAGCCTTGTCCCGATCATTCCTTCAAAAATAATATTTTCAACAATCAACGATCTTAACAATGACGGTAAAACGGATCTTCTATACGTATACAGTAATATTGATACACAAAACAATCTTTTAGGAATCACATTAAACGATTCTAGCGGAAACTTTAAGGGGAAAGTATATTCAACTGTTTTGATAGATTCGATCATTAAACGTGCGATTATTTATTTAGAGGATGTTAACGGTGACCAAATTAAAGATTGTTTGTTATATACTTCTCCAAGTAATTCACTTCGTTTATCGTTAGGAAAGAAAGACAACACGTTCGAACAATTTGAAACTATTCTTGATTCGCTTTCCGTAAAAATGACAGAACAAATTCAGACATACGACTTTAATAATGACGGAATTCTGGATATTCTCTTTGCCGATAAAATGTCAGGCGAATTACTATTGTATCGAGGAAAAGGGAATGGAAAATTTTATTCTTCGGTAACAATTGCAGATCTTCCAAACGATTCTGTATTTCGCTGCGGTGATTTTAACGGAGACAATGCCGCAGACATTGCTTATACTCATCCTTCAGGCCATACGATAACATTGATTTATGGGAATGCGCATTAA
- a CDS encoding MXAN_6640 family putative metalloprotease, whose product MGMRINILTVIFFSALLFAQEPGEKCGTYRQVQLITQAKIQQIELPVVTRPILQKSIVTKNQKIRIHYDTSGSNTPAMVDAAGNRVANSSKKFIDTLSVILDSVWHAEIDSYGFTEPPKDSGRGNGNEFDFYVLELSQGLFGETIIETDFPVGPTKTNQQYATYIRIDNDFGAGYRTKGVQAILATTAHEFHHAIQVGGSGVWESDQFYFYEICAEAMENTVFNEAKDYIFDVRTYFKNISSVPLFIRSQSNYPGYERAIWGMFLMKKYGTSIMKEIWNEMKLQQPVPALNAALNKYSTSIQREYSDFSYWNFFTAHRADSIRYYSDAKILPSVALSNSLVATSVIQDHMVISESFASNYYKISVANDSSFFIISNTHYQDGIGVGQQSLSAKLSYTSSSSSGFPSVSKSIFAAFTPSEPQFWSYISVGNKSFGSCFPNPFNPSTSSFLISLDGIGALSDATLSIVSASTMDLVFSNTAKYTTFSGTQYAEWKGRDNKGNIVSSGIYLYILAKGSSVIKGKFAIIR is encoded by the coding sequence ATGGGAATGCGCATTAATATCCTAACAGTAATTTTCTTTTCTGCACTACTTTTCGCTCAAGAACCGGGAGAGAAATGCGGAACCTATAGGCAAGTTCAACTCATTACGCAAGCGAAAATACAACAGATTGAACTACCGGTTGTCACGCGTCCTATTCTTCAAAAAAGTATCGTGACGAAGAATCAAAAAATCCGAATTCATTATGACACATCCGGGAGTAATACCCCCGCAATGGTTGACGCTGCGGGAAATCGTGTTGCCAATTCTTCAAAAAAATTTATTGACACACTCTCAGTAATTCTGGACTCCGTGTGGCATGCTGAAATCGACTCGTATGGATTTACTGAACCACCCAAAGACAGCGGACGAGGAAACGGAAACGAATTTGATTTTTACGTGTTGGAATTAAGTCAAGGTTTGTTTGGTGAAACTATTATTGAAACCGATTTTCCTGTTGGTCCAACAAAAACCAATCAACAATATGCAACCTATATTCGAATCGACAACGATTTTGGTGCAGGGTACAGAACAAAAGGCGTCCAAGCAATTTTAGCAACCACGGCGCACGAATTTCATCATGCGATACAAGTGGGAGGATCTGGTGTTTGGGAATCGGACCAATTCTATTTTTACGAAATATGTGCCGAAGCAATGGAAAACACTGTCTTTAATGAGGCAAAAGACTATATCTTCGATGTTCGTACGTATTTTAAAAATATCTCTTCAGTTCCCTTGTTTATTCGTTCGCAGAGCAATTATCCGGGATACGAAAGGGCAATATGGGGAATGTTCTTGATGAAGAAATATGGAACCTCTATTATGAAAGAGATCTGGAATGAAATGAAACTTCAACAGCCAGTTCCAGCTTTAAATGCCGCCCTGAATAAATATTCCACATCCATTCAACGAGAATATTCCGATTTTTCATATTGGAATTTTTTCACTGCTCATCGCGCAGATTCTATTCGATATTATTCTGATGCAAAAATTCTTCCCTCTGTTGCACTGTCCAATTCTCTCGTTGCAACATCAGTGATACAAGATCACATGGTAATTTCAGAAAGCTTTGCGTCAAATTATTATAAAATAAGTGTCGCAAACGATTCATCGTTTTTTATTATTTCTAACACACACTACCAAGACGGCATTGGAGTTGGACAACAATCATTATCAGCAAAACTTTCTTACACCTCTTCTTCATCAAGCGGTTTTCCTTCAGTTTCCAAATCTATCTTTGCTGCATTTACCCCATCAGAACCGCAATTTTGGTCTTACATTTCGGTAGGGAATAAGTCGTTTGGATCTTGTTTCCCAAATCCTTTTAACCCATCGACTTCTTCTTTTTTGATTTCTCTTGACGGTATTGGTGCATTAAGCGATGCAACACTATCTATTGTTTCAGCCTCAACTATGGATCTTGTTTTTTCAAATACTGCCAAATATACTACGTTTTCTGGCACACAATATGCGGAATGGAAAGGAAGAGATAACAAAGGGAATATAGTGTCGTCAGGTATATATTTGTATATTTTGGCGAAGGGTTCTTCTGTTATCAAAGGAAAATTTGCAATAATTAGATGA
- a CDS encoding ATP-binding cassette domain-containing protein has protein sequence MKKLTFKSENITKLYNRKKILENISFSFTEGVSFAITGKNGSGKSTLVKILCGVLSPSKGIVEFTVNGSTVQYPDYYPYIGLVSPYLNMYEEFSAEENLSFISKVRNLGIKSSDRAMMLLNEFGIYEHRKKEVRYFSSGMKQRLKYCAALLHEPLLLVLDEPSSNLDQYGIEAVRKFMMLQKQYGSLIFATNDKDDLQYADTVFSVENGK, from the coding sequence ATGAAAAAACTGACCTTTAAGTCCGAAAATATTACTAAATTATATAATCGTAAAAAGATTCTGGAAAATATCTCATTTTCTTTCACAGAAGGTGTTTCATTTGCAATAACGGGAAAAAATGGTTCCGGCAAATCAACATTGGTAAAGATACTTTGTGGTGTGTTATCACCATCAAAGGGGATAGTTGAATTTACGGTGAATGGTTCAACCGTTCAGTATCCTGATTATTATCCTTATATCGGTTTAGTTTCGCCGTATTTAAATATGTACGAAGAATTTTCTGCAGAAGAGAATCTATCGTTTATATCGAAGGTCAGAAACTTAGGGATAAAGAGCAGCGACCGTGCGATGATGTTGCTGAATGAATTCGGTATTTATGAACATCGAAAAAAAGAAGTCCGCTATTTTTCATCGGGAATGAAACAACGATTAAAATATTGTGCGGCATTATTACACGAGCCGTTGTTATTGGTCTTAGATGAACCATCTTCGAATCTTGATCAGTATGGAATTGAAGCTGTCCGAAAATTTATGATGCTGCAAAAGCAATACGGATCATTAATCTTTGCAACGAACGACAAAGACGATCTTCAATATGCTGATACAGTGTTTTCGGTTGAGAATGGCAAATAA
- a CDS encoding heme exporter protein CcmB: protein MTLTTSYHIFIKEFVSEFRTRYALNALLMFVVTTLSIILFSIGAESPSNDVLSGTLWIVIFFSAMSGLSRTFVAEEERGTSMTLRLLVNSSSVYIGKLVYNFILILFLSIIIAACYLLFITEFTVKSTNIFWITIVLGSAGLASASTILAAIIAKANTKGTLFPVLAFPILLPLLLTCINATKLSTEGAFISEALKEFQILLSFTVVMIATSFLVFDFVWKD, encoded by the coding sequence ATGACTCTTACAACCTCTTATCACATTTTTATCAAAGAATTCGTTTCCGAGTTTCGGACTCGGTATGCATTAAATGCTTTGCTGATGTTTGTGGTGACGACGCTTTCAATAATTCTGTTTTCTATTGGCGCAGAATCACCTTCGAATGATGTTCTTTCTGGAACATTATGGATTGTGATTTTTTTTAGCGCCATGTCCGGCCTTTCCCGCACGTTTGTTGCCGAAGAAGAACGTGGAACATCTATGACTTTACGGCTATTAGTAAATTCAAGTTCGGTGTACATTGGAAAGTTAGTGTATAATTTCATTCTGATACTTTTTCTTTCCATTATTATTGCCGCTTGTTATTTGTTGTTTATCACAGAATTCACTGTCAAATCGACCAACATTTTTTGGATTACAATTGTTCTTGGAAGTGCAGGGCTCGCAAGTGCTTCGACAATTCTTGCAGCAATCATCGCAAAAGCAAACACAAAAGGGACTCTTTTTCCGGTTCTTGCCTTTCCGATATTATTACCGCTTTTGCTTACATGTATTAATGCTACAAAACTTTCAACAGAAGGAGCCTTTATCTCTGAAGCACTGAAAGAATTTCAGATCTTATTGTCATTCACAGTGGTGATGATCGCTACTTCATTCTTAGTATTCGATTTCGTTTGGAAAGATTAA
- a CDS encoding cytochrome c biogenesis protein, with translation MKMWLKIAVSVWLTGIIIAGIAFPMVRVPETWYQFPFIPGLEEKARNIIFHVPISWATVVAFVMSMIYGIIYLRKKDIDYDLRSVSSASLGLLLCVLATVTGAIWAKFNWGSFWNWDPRQTSIFILLLIYGAYFVLRSAIDEEERRATLSSVYSIIAGVTVPFFIFVMPRIMSGLHPGSLGDEQGKGPVLEFKMATNMLLVFLGSLAGFTVLYFWMYTIKVRLMRIERQVQHFTDTNL, from the coding sequence ATGAAAATGTGGCTCAAAATTGCAGTTTCTGTTTGGTTAACAGGAATTATTATCGCAGGAATAGCGTTCCCAATGGTGAGAGTTCCTGAAACGTGGTATCAGTTTCCGTTTATTCCGGGATTGGAAGAAAAAGCGCGGAATATTATTTTCCATGTTCCAATTTCGTGGGCTACCGTTGTTGCATTTGTTATGTCGATGATCTATGGCATAATATATCTTCGTAAAAAAGACATCGACTATGATCTTCGATCGGTTTCTTCGGCAAGTTTAGGTCTATTATTATGCGTCCTGGCCACTGTAACCGGTGCAATCTGGGCGAAGTTCAACTGGGGCTCATTTTGGAATTGGGATCCTCGTCAAACATCGATCTTTATTTTGTTATTGATCTACGGAGCATATTTCGTTTTGCGTTCAGCTATCGATGAAGAGGAACGCAGGGCAACATTATCATCTGTCTATTCAATCATTGCCGGTGTTACCGTTCCTTTTTTTATTTTTGTGATGCCAAGAATTATGTCAGGACTTCATCCCGGATCGCTAGGAGATGAACAAGGGAAAGGACCTGTGTTGGAGTTTAAAATGGCAACGAACATGCTGTTGGTATTTTTAGGATCATTAGCCGGATTTACGGTATTATATTTTTGGATGTATACGATAAAAGTCCGCCTAATGAGAATCGAGCGTCAAGTTCAACACTTTACAGACACTAATTTATAA
- a CDS encoding CcmD family protein, whose protein sequence is MEFFEQNQMYVVLVVILAIWFGFLGYLFKLDLKIKKLEEQIKK, encoded by the coding sequence ATGGAATTTTTTGAACAAAATCAAATGTACGTCGTTCTGGTCGTTATCCTTGCGATCTGGTTTGGTTTTTTAGGATATTTATTTAAACTCGATCTGAAAATTAAAAAACTTGAAGAACAAATTAAGAAATAA
- a CDS encoding cytochrome c maturation protein CcmE — translation MNLKVVVASIIIVGALIFGASTFIESNIEYMDFSKAQTVNKKVQVKGKWVKEKESSFDASKAQFTFYMVDDNEQEVKVVLDGAKPNNFDIATEVVAKGRFKDGYFHANELLTKCPSKYEGDGEAVKKTL, via the coding sequence ATGAATCTAAAAGTAGTGGTGGCAAGCATTATTATTGTTGGAGCATTGATATTCGGCGCATCCACATTTATCGAAAGCAATATTGAGTATATGGATTTTTCCAAAGCTCAGACGGTCAACAAAAAAGTACAGGTAAAAGGAAAATGGGTGAAAGAAAAAGAATCCTCATTTGATGCTTCTAAAGCGCAATTTACATTTTATATGGTTGATGATAATGAACAAGAAGTGAAAGTTGTTCTCGATGGTGCAAAACCAAATAATTTTGATATTGCCACAGAAGTTGTTGCTAAAGGTCGTTTTAAGGATGGATACTTTCATGCCAATGAACTGCTGACAAAATGCCCTTCAAAATATGAAGGCGACGGCGAAGCTGTAAAGAAAACATTATGA